The following proteins are co-located in the Candidatus Dormiibacterota bacterium genome:
- the nuoF gene encoding NADH-quinone oxidoreductase subunit NuoF yields the protein MPVTKVLTEGIGEVDLRSIDVYRKRGGYEQWTRALASLTPEQVMEYADKSGLRGRGGAGFPTGRKWSFLPKVDKPRYLVCNSDEAEPGTFKDRMLIENVPHLVLEGMLLGAYGIGSHHAFIYIRGEFKEGYRVFTRALEEARAAGFVGKNVRDSGYDLEVTVHRGAGAYICGEETALLNSLEGKRGEPRLKPPFPAVEGLYGMPTVVNNVETLAYLVPILARGWEWFAAVGTERSKGYKIVSVSGHVQRPGNYEVPLGTPVRELMELAGGLRSGRTLKAIQPGGGSSACIFEEQLDLPYDYESLAKAGTMLGSGAMVVFDDTTDFVKAAYNLVRFFAHESCGQCTPCREGGHWLELVLERFVEGRGLRGDIDMLHRVSASITGINLCPLGDSIEPFLKSVLNRFPEEFEARLMKEAVHSR from the coding sequence ATGCCGGTCACTAAGGTTCTCACCGAAGGCATCGGCGAGGTGGATCTGCGCTCGATCGACGTCTATCGCAAACGCGGTGGCTACGAGCAGTGGACGCGAGCGCTCGCATCGCTCACGCCGGAGCAGGTCATGGAATACGCCGACAAGTCCGGCTTGCGCGGCCGCGGCGGCGCCGGCTTTCCCACGGGGCGCAAGTGGAGCTTCCTTCCGAAAGTGGACAAGCCGCGCTATCTCGTCTGCAACTCCGACGAGGCCGAGCCGGGTACGTTCAAAGATCGCATGCTGATCGAGAACGTGCCGCATTTGGTTCTCGAGGGGATGCTGCTCGGCGCGTACGGCATCGGCTCGCATCACGCATTCATCTACATTCGTGGCGAGTTCAAGGAAGGATATCGCGTCTTCACGCGCGCGCTCGAGGAGGCGCGGGCGGCCGGATTCGTCGGTAAGAACGTGCGCGATAGCGGATACGACCTCGAGGTGACCGTGCACCGGGGAGCGGGTGCGTACATTTGCGGTGAGGAGACCGCCCTGTTGAACTCGCTCGAGGGCAAGCGCGGCGAGCCGCGCCTGAAGCCGCCGTTTCCCGCCGTCGAAGGCCTGTACGGAATGCCGACGGTGGTGAACAACGTCGAGACGCTTGCGTATCTCGTGCCGATTCTCGCGCGCGGCTGGGAATGGTTCGCCGCCGTCGGCACCGAGCGGAGCAAAGGCTACAAGATCGTCTCCGTTTCCGGACACGTGCAGCGTCCGGGCAACTACGAAGTGCCGCTCGGTACGCCGGTGCGAGAACTGATGGAGCTCGCGGGCGGCCTGCGCTCCGGCCGTACGCTGAAGGCGATCCAGCCCGGCGGCGGCTCGTCTGCGTGCATCTTCGAAGAGCAGCTCGACCTGCCGTACGATTACGAGTCGCTCGCGAAGGCAGGCACGATGCTCGGTTCCGGCGCGATGGTCGTCTTCGACGACACGACCGATTTCGTGAAAGCCGCCTACAACCTCGTGCGCTTCTTCGCGCACGAATCATGCGGACAGTGCACGCCGTGCCGCGAGGGCGGCCACTGGCTCGAACTCGTCCTCGAACGTTTCGTCGAGGGCCGCGGATTGCGCGGTGATATCGACATGCTGCACCGCGTCAGCGCGAGCATCACCGGCATCAACCTCTGCCCGCTCGGCGATTCGATCGAGCCGTTCTTGAAGTCCGTGCTGAACCGGTTCCCCGAAGAGTTCGAAGCGCGTCTCATGAAGGAAGCCGTTCACAGCCGATGA
- the nuoI gene encoding NADH-quinone oxidoreductase subunit NuoI: MATQKRLYNVAAILKGLSITFGFMFKKKPTIQYPSVRKKHAPRFHGLHELRRYEDGKERCIGCELCSSACPANAITVIGAENAPDDRRSPGERYAARYEIDELRCIFCGMCEEACPTDAIVLTPRFEMSDFRRGALIYAKDRLLVPPDGGVGAPPDDRPGGIPADLGSVAETKSTTDPQTGYDATYNGSLLK; encoded by the coding sequence ATGGCAACGCAAAAGCGCCTCTACAATGTCGCCGCGATCCTCAAAGGGCTGTCGATCACGTTCGGCTTCATGTTCAAGAAGAAGCCGACGATTCAGTATCCTTCCGTTCGCAAGAAGCACGCGCCCCGTTTCCACGGGCTGCACGAGCTTCGCCGCTACGAAGACGGCAAGGAGCGCTGCATCGGCTGCGAGTTGTGCTCGAGCGCGTGCCCCGCGAACGCCATCACCGTCATCGGCGCGGAAAACGCGCCCGACGACCGGCGCTCTCCGGGAGAACGGTATGCTGCACGCTACGAGATCGACGAGCTGCGCTGCATCTTTTGCGGGATGTGCGAGGAGGCGTGTCCGACCGACGCGATCGTGCTCACGCCGCGCTTCGAGATGTCGGACTTTCGCCGCGGGGCCCTGATCTACGCAAAGGACCGCCTGCTGGTGCCGCCGGATGGTGGCGTCGGAGCGCCGCCGGACGACCGGCCCGGGGGCATTCCCGCAGATCTGGGAAGCGTTGCCGAGACCAAATCGACGACCGATCCGCAGACCGGATACGACGCAACGTACAACGGATCGCTGTTGAAATGA
- a CDS encoding NADH-quinone oxidoreductase subunit M: MMSPLVIVVLPLVAGALLFLLPRDDVRISKAAGAVVAAALVVLTIAGRNESWTWRWLTHPFVANLHFGATYLSHWLLVLLALCTFGAIVATNVARTRSMVAALLLLEGTMAGLFLARDLLVFALFWDAMLLPVFFVILSWGEHPSVAWRYFIYNFAGGLALLLAVAGFGAVFGTTDVIGNSTFNGAISPWAPWILAGFAFAFLVKTPVWPLHTWMPATYAATPAPMVAVVSAVQSKAGLYGFLAITLALFPSYLTAEVPVLVILGAISLLYGAFVALVQSDMKLVVAYSSLSHLGLIVVAIASRDPLALRGALVYIVAHGLFSAALFLVLGFIEEREETRSLGRLGGLGWTNPRLTGAFGIAALAALGLPGLAGFVGELIILIGVYQGGYAWAAMLALVAIVTSAAYMLRLLQGATQGPEVPDLPVRRDLTWSEGVALAPLLFALLYFGVYPHALLASGWLHP, translated from the coding sequence ATGATGTCGCCGCTCGTCATCGTCGTCCTGCCACTGGTCGCCGGGGCTTTGCTCTTCCTCCTACCGCGCGACGACGTCAGGATCTCGAAGGCTGCCGGTGCAGTCGTCGCGGCGGCGCTCGTCGTCCTCACAATTGCGGGACGAAACGAATCCTGGACGTGGCGCTGGTTGACGCATCCGTTCGTCGCCAACCTGCATTTCGGCGCAACGTACCTCTCGCATTGGCTCCTCGTGCTGCTCGCGCTGTGCACGTTCGGCGCGATCGTCGCGACCAACGTCGCACGCACGCGCAGCATGGTAGCGGCGTTGCTGCTGCTCGAAGGGACGATGGCAGGCCTCTTCCTCGCGCGCGATCTCCTCGTCTTCGCGTTGTTTTGGGACGCGATGCTGCTCCCGGTCTTCTTCGTGATTCTTTCGTGGGGCGAGCACCCGTCCGTTGCGTGGCGGTACTTCATCTACAACTTCGCAGGCGGGTTGGCGCTCTTGCTCGCCGTCGCCGGCTTCGGTGCCGTCTTCGGCACGACCGACGTCATCGGCAACAGCACGTTCAACGGCGCGATCAGCCCATGGGCGCCGTGGATTCTTGCCGGCTTCGCGTTCGCGTTTCTCGTGAAGACTCCGGTATGGCCGCTTCACACGTGGATGCCCGCGACCTATGCCGCCACGCCCGCGCCGATGGTCGCCGTCGTGAGCGCGGTGCAGTCGAAGGCCGGCCTGTACGGTTTCCTCGCGATCACGCTGGCGCTTTTCCCATCGTACCTCACGGCCGAGGTTCCGGTGCTCGTGATTCTCGGCGCGATCTCGCTGCTCTACGGCGCCTTCGTCGCGCTCGTGCAGAGCGATATGAAGCTCGTCGTCGCGTATTCGTCGCTCTCCCACTTGGGATTGATCGTGGTCGCGATTGCGTCGCGCGATCCGCTCGCGTTGCGCGGAGCACTCGTCTACATCGTTGCGCACGGCCTCTTCAGCGCGGCGCTCTTCCTCGTGCTCGGCTTCATCGAAGAGCGCGAGGAGACGCGCTCGCTCGGTAGACTCGGGGGACTCGGCTGGACCAATCCTCGCTTGACGGGTGCGTTCGGCATCGCCGCGCTTGCGGCGCTGGGCCTTCCCGGCCTTGCCGGATTCGTAGGCGAGCTGATCATTCTCATCGGCGTCTATCAGGGCGGATACGCGTGGGCCGCGATGCTCGCGCTCGTCGCGATCGTCACCTCTGCCGCCTACATGCTGCGCTTGCTGCAGGGCGCGACGCAGGGCCCGGAAGTTCCCGATCTGCCGGTGCGCCGAGACCTGACGTGGAGCGAGGGCGTTGCGCTCGCGCCGCTGCTCTTTGCGCTGCTGTACTTCGGCGTTTATCCGCATGCGCTGCTCGCCTCGGGATGGCTGCACCCGTGA
- a CDS encoding NADH-quinone oxidoreductase subunit N — protein sequence MSVSVTAADWAAVLPVMVLGITGLAVLLADLVARDDVPRYAAILLAVVGTIVAGVLCYQQYGTQYAAFGGGFVVDYASVIFEGLVLLATLGSVILYAAIGDKRHVAGAIALMLWSASGAMVLAGAGNLMTVFLGLELLSLALYTLCGMSERAGAREAALKYLILSSTASGFLLYGMALLFGATGSIALASLSNPVLASNPIFWIGVGAFFVAICFKLSLVPFHTWVPDVYEGAPLPVTAFMSVATKAGVLAVLARVLLWSLPPQHASALLLPVWIVAGISMIGGNVAMLAQTDLKRMLAYSGIAQIGYVLAALAGASTQGFDAALYYFAAYAFMNLGAFAVASMLSSDREEGALLTNYAGLAYRRPWLAFAMSVFLLAMAGLPPTAGFLGKIFILRTTVETGYIWLGILLVVGTAISLYAYGRIVRAMYARASYPVHDAKPFVPLAAVSAALCAVAVIVLTFFPFTR from the coding sequence GTGAGCGTGAGCGTCACTGCTGCCGACTGGGCGGCGGTTCTGCCGGTCATGGTGCTCGGCATCACCGGTTTAGCCGTGCTGCTCGCCGACCTCGTTGCGCGCGATGATGTGCCGCGGTATGCGGCGATCCTCCTCGCGGTCGTTGGAACGATCGTCGCCGGCGTGCTGTGCTATCAGCAGTACGGCACGCAGTACGCGGCGTTCGGCGGCGGATTCGTCGTCGACTACGCATCCGTGATCTTCGAAGGGCTCGTTCTGTTGGCGACGCTCGGCTCCGTGATCCTCTATGCCGCGATCGGCGACAAGCGGCACGTAGCCGGCGCGATCGCGCTCATGTTGTGGAGCGCGAGCGGCGCCATGGTGCTGGCGGGAGCCGGCAACCTGATGACGGTCTTCCTCGGACTCGAGCTGCTCTCGCTCGCACTCTACACGCTCTGCGGCATGTCCGAGCGCGCCGGCGCGCGAGAAGCCGCGCTCAAGTACCTCATCCTGAGCTCGACGGCGTCGGGTTTCTTACTGTACGGCATGGCGTTGCTCTTCGGTGCGACCGGGAGCATCGCGCTGGCTTCGCTCTCCAACCCGGTCCTTGCGTCGAACCCGATCTTTTGGATCGGCGTCGGCGCGTTTTTCGTCGCCATTTGCTTTAAGCTCAGCCTCGTACCGTTTCACACGTGGGTGCCCGACGTGTATGAGGGCGCGCCACTGCCGGTTACGGCCTTCATGAGCGTCGCGACGAAAGCCGGCGTGCTCGCGGTGCTCGCGCGCGTTCTCTTGTGGTCGCTGCCGCCGCAGCACGCATCGGCGTTGCTCTTGCCGGTTTGGATCGTCGCCGGCATCTCGATGATCGGCGGCAACGTGGCAATGCTCGCCCAGACCGATCTCAAGCGCATGCTCGCGTACTCGGGCATCGCGCAGATCGGCTACGTTCTCGCCGCGCTTGCCGGCGCAAGCACGCAAGGGTTCGATGCGGCGCTCTATTACTTCGCGGCGTACGCGTTCATGAATCTCGGTGCCTTCGCGGTCGCATCGATGCTTTCGAGCGATCGCGAAGAGGGCGCGCTACTGACGAACTATGCCGGCTTGGCGTATCGGCGTCCGTGGCTCGCCTTCGCTATGTCCGTGTTCCTGCTGGCGATGGCCGGCCTGCCGCCGACGGCTGGATTCCTCGGAAAGATCTTCATCCTACGCACTACCGTGGAGACCGGCTATATCTGGCTCGGCATCCTGCTCGTCGTCGGAACGGCGATCTCTCTGTACGCGTACGGCCGCATCGTTCGCGCGATGTACGCGCGCGCGTCGTATCCCGTGCACGACGCGAAACCCTTCGTGCCGCTCGCCGCGGTGAGCGCCGCGCTCTGCGCGGTCGCGGTAATCGTGCTGACGTTCTTTCCGTTTACGCGCTAG
- the nuoK gene encoding NADH-quinone oxidoreductase subunit NuoK, with product MTVGLLPAPASDYVALSAVMFFIGVAGVVVRRNPLVMLMSIELMFNAANLAFVAYARVWLNNAGHVFAFLVITVAAAEAAIALAIVVVTFRTSERVDVDDVRTLRG from the coding sequence ATGACGGTTGGCCTGCTTCCCGCTCCCGCTTCCGACTACGTCGCGCTCTCGGCGGTGATGTTCTTCATCGGCGTCGCTGGCGTCGTCGTGCGCCGCAACCCCCTCGTGATGCTGATGAGCATCGAGTTGATGTTCAACGCCGCGAACCTGGCGTTCGTCGCCTACGCACGCGTCTGGCTGAATAACGCGGGGCACGTCTTCGCGTTCCTCGTGATTACCGTGGCGGCGGCAGAAGCGGCAATCGCGCTGGCGATCGTCGTCGTGACGTTCCGAACGTCGGAGCGCGTCGACGTCGACGACGTGAGGACGTTGCGCGGATGA
- a CDS encoding molybdopterin-dependent oxidoreductase — protein MTELITLTIDGVELAVPKGTLLVEAARTVRQEIPVYCYHTKLGPAGLCRVCLVEIEGMPKLQIACNTQAADGMVVHTRSEKAHAGRATVVELLLVNHPLDCPICDKGGECDLQDYAMAYGRGSSDVVDPKYSKPKAVDLGPTIVLDEERCVVCQRCVRFDDIIVRDPQLVVKDRGYRDIIATATGAPYRHHFTGNVTELCPVGALTSKTYRFKSRPWDLDRTETSCTQCSVGCRQNVDVRYGTLMRTMTVAEDDAISDGWLCDRGRYNIGFYESRDRLTQPLYKSDGRFVQIAWNAAFDLWASALRAASKTPESFGAIGGGRLTNEEAYVLRHLFERLGTRNLDWRAGWQRQATPGARAGSIAEVERAQVILVAGESPAELAPVFDLRIRKAALRGGARVRQVTDPDDARAQAGDAERVALVWDGVDLALGKRLYESLSALPGLRTYVVGEQPNARGAEAMGMLPAEGGRDTFGMFADAREGKMAALSLFGVNPVRTAPNAQDVCAALDGAAFVAASELFMTQTAQRATLVLPAKGAFEKSGTTTNFAGDLLRLKSSLVAPEGPLSDLEMLVGLARALRIELPTVEDVEKAVGERAARAESFGFGDARYGVAHEGSPPPRRLFSGGGTCAHDDRIAALCEAPA, from the coding sequence ATGACGGAGCTGATTACGCTGACGATCGACGGCGTCGAGCTCGCCGTGCCGAAGGGCACGCTGCTCGTCGAAGCCGCCCGCACGGTCAGGCAAGAGATTCCCGTCTACTGCTATCACACGAAGCTCGGACCGGCGGGGCTCTGCCGCGTCTGTTTGGTCGAGATCGAAGGCATGCCCAAGCTGCAGATTGCGTGCAACACGCAGGCTGCGGACGGAATGGTGGTACACACGCGCAGCGAGAAGGCCCACGCGGGTAGGGCGACGGTCGTCGAGCTGTTGCTCGTAAATCATCCGCTGGATTGCCCGATCTGCGACAAGGGCGGCGAATGCGACCTCCAGGATTACGCGATGGCGTACGGGCGCGGATCGTCGGACGTCGTCGATCCCAAATACAGCAAGCCGAAGGCCGTGGACCTCGGGCCCACGATCGTGCTGGACGAGGAGCGGTGCGTCGTCTGCCAGCGCTGCGTGCGCTTCGACGACATCATCGTGCGCGACCCGCAGCTCGTCGTCAAAGATCGCGGCTACCGCGACATCATTGCCACCGCTACGGGCGCACCGTACCGGCATCATTTCACGGGCAACGTCACCGAGCTCTGCCCGGTCGGCGCGCTCACTTCGAAGACGTACCGGTTCAAGTCCCGCCCGTGGGATCTCGATCGTACGGAGACGAGCTGCACGCAGTGCTCCGTCGGCTGCCGGCAGAACGTCGACGTGCGCTACGGTACGCTCATGCGCACGATGACGGTTGCGGAGGACGACGCGATCTCCGACGGCTGGCTCTGCGACCGCGGGCGGTACAACATCGGCTTCTACGAGTCGCGCGATCGGCTGACGCAGCCGTTGTACAAGAGCGATGGCCGCTTCGTGCAGATCGCGTGGAACGCCGCGTTCGATCTCTGGGCCTCGGCGTTGCGTGCCGCTTCGAAGACGCCGGAATCGTTCGGCGCGATCGGCGGCGGCCGGTTGACGAACGAAGAAGCGTACGTCCTCCGGCACCTTTTTGAGAGGCTCGGCACGCGGAATCTCGATTGGCGCGCCGGGTGGCAACGTCAAGCGACGCCGGGCGCGCGCGCGGGCAGCATCGCCGAGGTCGAGCGCGCGCAGGTCATTCTCGTCGCGGGAGAGAGCCCGGCCGAACTCGCGCCGGTGTTCGATCTGCGCATACGCAAAGCGGCGCTACGCGGCGGCGCACGCGTACGCCAGGTAACGGATCCAGACGACGCCCGCGCGCAGGCCGGCGATGCCGAGCGCGTCGCGCTCGTGTGGGACGGCGTCGATCTCGCGTTGGGAAAGCGGTTGTACGAGAGTCTGTCGGCGCTTCCGGGACTGCGCACGTACGTGGTGGGCGAGCAGCCCAACGCGCGCGGCGCCGAGGCGATGGGCATGCTGCCGGCGGAGGGCGGACGCGACACGTTCGGCATGTTCGCCGACGCTCGCGAGGGCAAGATGGCCGCGCTCTCGCTCTTCGGCGTCAATCCGGTTCGCACGGCACCCAACGCGCAAGACGTGTGCGCGGCGCTCGATGGCGCTGCCTTCGTCGCCGCGAGCGAGCTTTTCATGACGCAGACCGCGCAGCGTGCGACGCTCGTGCTGCCGGCGAAGGGTGCGTTCGAGAAGAGCGGCACGACGACGAACTTCGCGGGCGACCTGCTGCGGCTCAAATCCTCACTCGTCGCTCCCGAGGGCCCGCTCTCGGATCTCGAGATGCTCGTCGGCCTCGCGCGTGCGCTTCGGATCGAGCTGCCGACGGTGGAAGACGTCGAGAAGGCCGTGGGCGAGCGTGCCGCGCGAGCCGAGAGCTTCGGTTTCGGCGATGCGCGTTACGGCGTCGCGCACGAGGGCTCGCCGCCGCCGCGGCGCCTATTCTCCGGCGGCGGCACGTGCGCGCACGACGATCGCATCGCCGCGCTCTGCGAGGCGCCGGCATAG
- a CDS encoding NADH-quinone oxidoreductase subunit J: MSALFWIPAAVIVCSALWTIAASKPVYSVVALLLNFAALAVLFLSLSAEFLAMIQIIVYSGAILVLFLFVIALLSSGVAPIALGPDRLSRLAGPASFFIAIALGLVLAAVLSSHAPPAHAAALAGPAGAPGVFGSVADFGKALFTTYLLPFEITALILMVAVVGVIVLAGDETPYVATRRRAEQTRKEVREAIAREGD; encoded by the coding sequence ATGAGCGCGCTCTTTTGGATTCCGGCTGCCGTCATCGTGTGCAGCGCCCTGTGGACGATCGCCGCGTCGAAGCCCGTGTACAGCGTCGTCGCGCTCTTGCTGAACTTTGCCGCGCTCGCGGTGCTCTTTCTCTCGCTCTCGGCTGAGTTCTTGGCGATGATTCAGATCATCGTGTACTCTGGCGCGATCCTCGTGCTCTTTCTCTTCGTTATCGCCTTGCTTTCCAGCGGCGTCGCACCGATCGCGCTCGGTCCGGACCGGCTCTCGCGCCTTGCCGGCCCGGCGTCGTTCTTCATCGCGATCGCTTTGGGCTTGGTCCTGGCGGCCGTTCTCTCGTCACATGCGCCGCCGGCGCACGCCGCGGCGCTCGCGGGGCCGGCCGGCGCGCCCGGCGTCTTCGGCAGCGTCGCGGATTTCGGGAAGGCGCTCTTCACGACGTACCTCTTGCCGTTCGAGATCACGGCGCTGATTCTCATGGTTGCCGTGGTCGGCGTCATCGTGCTTGCGGGGGACGAGACGCCGTACGTAGCGACGCGCCGGCGAGCGGAGCAAACGCGCAAAGAGGTGCGCGAAGCGATCGCGCGCGAGGGAGACTGA
- a CDS encoding RidA family protein, which yields MPGKPVFTAGAPAPIGPYSQAIRSGKWLFCSGQGAMDPKTGTRIDGDVAAEADQTLKNLGNVLRAAGFDYGDVVKTTIFLVDMNDFATVNAVYATYFDAVKPARSTIAVRALPLGLRVEIEAIARKT from the coding sequence ATGCCCGGCAAACCCGTCTTCACTGCCGGTGCCCCGGCTCCGATCGGACCGTACAGCCAAGCGATTCGCAGCGGAAAATGGCTCTTCTGCAGCGGTCAGGGCGCGATGGACCCCAAGACCGGCACGCGCATCGATGGCGACGTCGCGGCCGAGGCGGACCAGACGCTGAAAAATCTTGGAAACGTGCTGCGTGCGGCTGGATTCGATTATGGCGACGTCGTGAAGACCACGATTTTTCTCGTCGACATGAACGACTTCGCCACCGTCAACGCCGTCTACGCGACGTACTTCGACGCCGTGAAACCCGCGCGCTCGACCATCGCCGTCAGAGCGCTACCGCTCGGCTTGCGCGTCGAGATCGAGGCGATCGCCCGGAAGACCTAG
- the nuoH gene encoding NADH-quinone oxidoreductase subunit NuoH: MPLWIIVFVKSAILLLVVITAFAYAMLAERKILGWMQLRPGPNRVGPWGLLQPAADAAKLILKEDLMPRTADPLLFRLAPFISLLTAFSVYAIIPFGASPAGVWAIGNVNAGALLLLAIMSIGIYGISLGGWASGSKYPLLGSVRSMAQMISYELAMGLSFVGILLVAGTTSLDGIVSAQRGLWFFIPEAVAFVVYVITAIAETNRAPFDLVEAETELVAGFHTEYSGLRFGLFFIAEYVNMLTISCIATLLFLGGWNAPFGWTWLPGVVWFLLKVGAFMFFYMWLRATLPRIRYDRLMAFGWKVLLPVATLNVIVTAVVVALRS, from the coding sequence ATGCCGCTCTGGATCATCGTGTTCGTCAAGTCCGCGATTCTGCTCTTGGTCGTGATTACGGCATTTGCGTATGCAATGCTGGCGGAGCGGAAGATCTTGGGGTGGATGCAGCTTCGGCCCGGTCCCAATCGCGTCGGCCCATGGGGGCTGCTGCAACCGGCAGCCGACGCCGCGAAGCTGATCTTGAAGGAAGATCTGATGCCGCGCACGGCCGATCCGCTGCTGTTCCGGCTCGCGCCGTTCATCTCGCTGCTGACCGCGTTTTCGGTCTACGCGATCATCCCGTTCGGCGCATCGCCGGCCGGCGTATGGGCGATCGGCAACGTGAACGCAGGCGCGCTGCTGCTGCTCGCGATCATGTCGATCGGCATCTACGGAATATCGCTCGGAGGATGGGCGTCGGGGTCGAAGTACCCGCTGCTCGGCAGCGTGCGGTCGATGGCGCAGATGATCAGCTACGAGCTGGCGATGGGGCTCTCGTTCGTCGGCATTCTGCTCGTTGCCGGGACGACGTCGCTCGACGGCATCGTCTCCGCCCAGCGGGGCCTCTGGTTCTTCATTCCGGAGGCGGTCGCGTTCGTCGTGTACGTCATAACGGCGATCGCCGAGACGAATCGCGCACCGTTCGATTTGGTCGAGGCAGAGACCGAGCTCGTCGCCGGGTTCCACACCGAGTACTCCGGGCTGCGCTTCGGCTTGTTCTTCATCGCCGAATACGTCAACATGCTGACGATCTCGTGCATCGCTACCTTGCTCTTCCTCGGCGGATGGAATGCGCCGTTCGGCTGGACGTGGCTGCCGGGCGTCGTGTGGTTTCTGCTGAAGGTTGGGGCGTTCATGTTTTTCTATATGTGGCTGCGGGCGACGTTGCCGCGCATTCGGTACGACCGCCTGATGGCATTCGGGTGGAAAGTGCTGCTGCCGGTCGCAACGCTGAACGTGATCGTCACCGCCGTCGTCGTCGCGCTGCGGAGTTAG
- the nuoL gene encoding NADH-quinone oxidoreductase subunit L — protein MILIALLLPLAGAVLCWGLGPWLRSWAGWLATAVVAASFGLILATGSGSQALFSWMPGFDFGLTLDRLSLLWALIITGVGFLIHLYSIGYMHGDRAFARFFAYMNFFIFAMLLLVLSDNWIGLLVGWGLVGLASYFLIGFWFERPSAVAAARKAFVINVVGDVGMMFAIFLIVANVHSIRFSDTFSAVATLGTPVLYAICFGLFVGAAAKSAQVPLHTWLPDAMEGPTPVSALIHAATMVTAGVYLVARCAPLWDQSASAQMLVGTVGALTAIAGAILGASQWDIKRILAYSTMSQIGYMIMGVGVGAYAGGIAHFFTHAFFKAQLFLASGIIIHALNNEQDVRLMGGLRKRMPLAFWGILTGVLAISGIPGFSGFFSKDQVIAGALAHGHPWMYGVGILTAGITAYYMFRLLFVTFLGEYRGNVDPAALGIVRERTVVREPQHHQPAAWIMGIPVAVLIVPTVFSGWLLFGSNAAPSLWTRFFAVQFAPAGTPPVPVAEWITTLITFAVVLAGIGVAAWRYATRGAQANAVARLRDETLRMPKVLVHAYYVDALIDAVFVRGAQILGSLFARVVDPYVVDGAVRESVASAQALGTAMRALQSGLVRAYAFVLVVGAGCFLAYYYFVGAR, from the coding sequence ATGATTCTGATCGCACTGCTCCTTCCGCTCGCCGGCGCGGTGCTCTGCTGGGGCCTCGGCCCGTGGCTGCGTTCGTGGGCCGGCTGGCTCGCGACCGCCGTCGTTGCCGCGTCGTTCGGCCTGATCCTCGCAACGGGAAGCGGCTCGCAAGCGCTCTTCTCGTGGATGCCCGGCTTCGATTTCGGCCTGACGCTCGATCGCCTTTCGCTGCTCTGGGCGCTCATCATCACCGGCGTCGGCTTCCTGATCCACCTCTACTCGATCGGCTACATGCACGGCGACCGGGCATTTGCGCGCTTCTTTGCCTACATGAACTTCTTCATCTTCGCGATGCTGCTACTCGTGCTGTCCGACAACTGGATCGGGTTGCTCGTCGGGTGGGGCCTCGTTGGGTTGGCCTCGTATTTTCTCATCGGCTTCTGGTTCGAGCGGCCGTCCGCAGTTGCGGCCGCGCGCAAGGCGTTCGTCATCAACGTCGTCGGCGACGTCGGAATGATGTTCGCGATCTTTCTCATCGTCGCGAACGTCCACTCCATTCGGTTTTCGGACACGTTCTCCGCGGTTGCGACGCTCGGGACGCCGGTGCTGTACGCGATCTGCTTCGGCTTGTTCGTCGGCGCGGCGGCGAAGTCGGCGCAGGTACCGCTCCACACGTGGCTTCCCGACGCGATGGAGGGCCCGACGCCGGTCTCGGCGCTGATTCATGCCGCTACCATGGTGACCGCCGGCGTCTATCTCGTCGCGCGCTGCGCGCCTCTCTGGGATCAAAGTGCATCGGCGCAGATGCTCGTTGGAACCGTCGGCGCGCTGACGGCAATTGCCGGCGCGATTCTCGGTGCGTCGCAGTGGGACATCAAGCGCATTCTCGCGTACTCGACGATGTCCCAAATCGGGTACATGATCATGGGCGTGGGCGTGGGCGCGTACGCCGGCGGGATCGCGCACTTCTTCACGCACGCGTTCTTCAAGGCGCAGCTCTTCTTGGCGTCGGGCATCATCATCCACGCGCTGAACAACGAACAGGACGTGCGTCTCATGGGAGGCCTCAGGAAGCGCATGCCGCTCGCGTTCTGGGGAATCTTGACCGGCGTGCTCGCGATCAGCGGGATCCCCGGCTTCAGCGGCTTCTTCAGCAAGGATCAAGTCATCGCCGGCGCGCTCGCGCACGGCCACCCATGGATGTATGGCGTCGGCATCCTCACCGCCGGCATCACCGCGTATTACATGTTCCGGCTCTTGTTCGTTACGTTCTTGGGCGAGTATCGCGGTAACGTGGATCCTGCGGCGCTCGGCATCGTGCGCGAGCGTACCGTCGTGCGCGAGCCGCAGCACCACCAGCCTGCGGCCTGGATCATGGGAATTCCCGTCGCCGTGCTCATCGTTCCCACCGTTTTTTCAGGCTGGCTGCTCTTCGGATCGAACGCCGCGCCATCGCTCTGGACGCGCTTCTTCGCGGTGCAGTTCGCGCCGGCCGGTACCCCGCCGGTACCCGTTGCGGAATGGATTACGACCCTCATCACGTTTGCCGTGGTGCTCGCAGGAATCGGCGTTGCGGCGTGGCGATATGCAACGCGCGGAGCGCAGGCGAACGCCGTCGCGCGTCTTCGCGACGAAACGTTGCGCATGCCTAAGGTGCTCGTGCACGCGTACTACGTCGATGCGCTGATCGACGCCGTCTTCGTGCGCGGAGCGCAGATTCTCGGCTCGCTCTTCGCACGCGTCGTCGATCCGTACGTCGTCGACGGAGCGGTTCGCGAGAGCGTGGCTTCGGCACAAGCGCTGGGCACGGCGATGCGCGCCCTGCAGAGCGGCCTCGTGCGCGCATACGCTTTCGTGCTCGTGGTGGGCGCCGGGTGCTTCCTCGCGTATTACTATTTCGTGGGGGCGCGATGA